One genomic window of Trichomycterus rosablanca isolate fTriRos1 chromosome 1, fTriRos1.hap1, whole genome shotgun sequence includes the following:
- the urahb gene encoding 5-hydroxyisourate hydrolase b isoform X1, with product MTTLKMDSSLSIHVLNTADGVPASRMALSLHRLDPQMVVWNLITIGTTAEDGHCSELITRQDFTVGMYKIRFETGQYWESLGQTSFYPYVEIVFTITDPDQKFHFPLLLNRYSYSTYRSK from the exons ATGACAACATTAAAGATGGACAGTTCTCTTAGTATCCATGTGCTGAACACTGCAGATGGGGTTCCTGCATCACGCATGGCCCTGAGTCTGCATCGTTTGGACCCTCAGATGGTTGTCTGGAACCTCATAACTATAGG AACCACAGCTGAAGATGGTCACTGTTCAGAGCTAATCACAAGGCAagattttactgtaggaatgtacaaaatacgCTTTGAGACTGGCCAGTACTGGGAAAGTTTGGGTCAGACTAGTTTTTACCCATATGTTGAG ATTGTCTTCACTATTACAGACCCAGATCAGAAGTTTCACTTTCCTCTATTACTCAACAGATATTCATACAGCACCTACAGAAGCAAGTAA
- the urahb gene encoding 5-hydroxyisourate hydrolase b isoform X2 encodes MDSSLSIHVLNTADGVPASRMALSLHRLDPQMVVWNLITIGTTAEDGHCSELITRQDFTVGMYKIRFETGQYWESLGQTSFYPYVEIVFTITDPDQKFHFPLLLNRYSYSTYRSK; translated from the exons ATGGACAGTTCTCTTAGTATCCATGTGCTGAACACTGCAGATGGGGTTCCTGCATCACGCATGGCCCTGAGTCTGCATCGTTTGGACCCTCAGATGGTTGTCTGGAACCTCATAACTATAGG AACCACAGCTGAAGATGGTCACTGTTCAGAGCTAATCACAAGGCAagattttactgtaggaatgtacaaaatacgCTTTGAGACTGGCCAGTACTGGGAAAGTTTGGGTCAGACTAGTTTTTACCCATATGTTGAG ATTGTCTTCACTATTACAGACCCAGATCAGAAGTTTCACTTTCCTCTATTACTCAACAGATATTCATACAGCACCTACAGAAGCAAGTAA